One genomic window of Arthrobacter caoxuetaonis includes the following:
- a CDS encoding MogA/MoaB family molybdenum cofactor biosynthesis protein, with product MGAVSPRKEPARRTAAILVASTRASAGIYEDEAGPLLQDWFYALGYDVVLAEVVPDGDAVGQALKRMLALQPSVVVTSGGTGISPTDATPEQTLPLLDRQVPGIMEALRAAGLAKTPMAALTRGYAGTAGSSFVVNLPGSPSAVADGLAVLEPVLGHICGLLEGKNEH from the coding sequence CTGGGCGCTGTGAGCCCCCGGAAGGAACCCGCACGCCGGACGGCGGCGATCCTGGTCGCCTCCACCCGCGCCTCCGCGGGAATCTATGAGGATGAAGCCGGTCCGCTGCTGCAGGACTGGTTCTACGCACTGGGATACGACGTCGTGCTGGCTGAAGTGGTGCCCGACGGTGATGCGGTGGGCCAGGCGCTGAAGCGCATGCTGGCCCTGCAGCCGTCCGTGGTGGTCACCAGCGGCGGCACGGGCATCAGCCCGACCGACGCCACTCCCGAGCAGACCCTGCCGCTGCTGGACCGCCAGGTTCCCGGCATCATGGAAGCACTGCGCGCCGCCGGCCTGGCCAAGACACCGATGGCCGCACTGACCCGCGGATACGCCGGAACGGCAGGCTCGAGTTTTGTCGTGAACCTTCCCGGATCTCCGTCCGCCGTCGCCGACGGACTGGCTGTCCTGGAACCTGTCCTCGGACACATCTGCGGCCTGTTGGAGGGAAAGAATGAGCACTAG
- the dapA gene encoding 4-hydroxy-tetrahydrodipicolinate synthase — MADSSLSSRPFGTLVTAMVTPFTADGEVDFEATAFLANKLVEDGCDGLVISGTTGETSTLEDSEKEDLFRVVAQTVGGRAKVIAGTGTNHTSHSVEMAKRAERAGADGQLVVTPYYNKPTQAGVIAHFDAVSAASDLPIMIYDIPGRAGIPIATETMFRLAENPKVLALKDAKADFAAVTRVLANTTLDVYAGDDGLTLPWMVAGAAGVVSVSAHVATRAFRALVDAAAAGDFDKARRIHFELDPVVRAVMTHIPGAISAKQILKMQGVIPNAAVRLPLVAPDAIEMEAVLADLAEAGWDFSQDKA, encoded by the coding sequence ATGGCTGACTCTTCTCTTTCTTCCCGTCCGTTCGGAACCCTGGTGACCGCGATGGTCACCCCGTTCACTGCCGACGGCGAAGTCGACTTCGAGGCCACGGCCTTCCTGGCCAACAAACTCGTTGAGGACGGCTGTGACGGCCTGGTTATCTCCGGAACGACCGGCGAAACCTCCACCCTTGAGGACAGCGAAAAGGAAGACCTTTTCCGCGTCGTTGCGCAGACTGTCGGCGGACGGGCGAAGGTCATTGCCGGAACCGGCACCAACCACACCTCCCACTCGGTGGAAATGGCCAAGCGGGCAGAACGCGCCGGTGCAGACGGACAGCTGGTGGTGACGCCGTATTACAACAAGCCGACCCAGGCCGGCGTGATCGCTCACTTCGACGCCGTTTCGGCGGCCAGCGATCTGCCCATCATGATTTATGACATCCCGGGCCGCGCCGGGATCCCCATCGCCACGGAGACGATGTTCCGCCTCGCGGAGAACCCCAAGGTCCTGGCGCTCAAGGACGCCAAGGCCGACTTTGCTGCCGTCACCAGGGTCCTGGCCAACACCACGCTGGATGTCTACGCCGGTGACGACGGACTGACGCTGCCGTGGATGGTGGCCGGAGCCGCCGGCGTCGTCAGCGTCAGCGCCCACGTTGCGACCCGCGCGTTCCGCGCACTCGTGGACGCGGCAGCCGCAGGAGATTTCGATAAGGCCCGCAGGATCCACTTTGAACTGGATCCGGTAGTGCGAGCCGTAATGACACACATACCAGGTGCCATTTCCGCCAAGCAGATCCTCAAGATGCAGGGAGTGATCCCCAACGCCGCCGTACGGCTGCCGCTGGTGGCTCCCGACGCGATCGAGATGGAAGCTGTCCTGGCGGACCTGGCCGAAGCAGGATGGGATTTTTCCCAGGACAAGGCGTAA
- a CDS encoding DHA2 family efflux MFS transporter permease subunit: protein MTTHAGNRPTRPDPAVSAATGADPHAARNRLVIGILIVSAFVVILNETIMSVALPTLMADLDISAASAQWLTTGFLLTMAVIIPITGFLLQRFHTRQIFLLAMILFTCGTLVAALAPGFAVLLIGRVVQASGTAIMLPLLMTTAMTLVAPAARGRTMGNISIVISVAPAIGPTISGVILSVLSWRFMFILVLPIAVAALVLGAAKIKNVTEPRKVPLDVLSVILSAFAFGGLLYGLSALGEGASHNPAPVPPLVPFAVGVGALVLFILRQGRLARISEPLLDLRAFRTGNFTISIAMIAASSITLFGSLIVLPIYMQSVLGLGTLTTGLLLLPGGLIMGILSPVVGRIYDRIGPTALLIGGSVLVSGSLWAMMAFFRQDTPVFVIPVIHVLLSIGLAMTFTPLFTSSLGSLEPRLYSHGSAILNTVQQVMGGAGTALFVTLLSTGTAAKLAQGAGGVEATAAGVQSAFLAGALISVLAVAAAFFVRKPAAAEGEVLPAGH, encoded by the coding sequence TTGACGACCCATGCCGGAAACCGCCCCACACGACCCGATCCGGCAGTATCCGCCGCCACCGGCGCAGATCCGCACGCTGCACGCAACCGGCTGGTCATCGGCATCCTGATCGTTTCGGCGTTCGTCGTCATCCTGAACGAGACGATTATGAGCGTTGCCCTTCCCACGCTCATGGCGGACCTGGACATCAGCGCGGCCAGCGCACAGTGGCTCACCACCGGGTTCCTGCTCACCATGGCAGTGATCATTCCGATCACGGGATTCCTGCTGCAGCGTTTCCACACCCGGCAGATCTTCCTGCTCGCCATGATCCTCTTCACCTGTGGAACGCTGGTCGCAGCCCTCGCTCCCGGCTTTGCGGTCCTGCTCATCGGCAGGGTCGTGCAGGCAAGCGGGACAGCGATCATGCTTCCGCTGCTCATGACGACGGCGATGACGCTCGTCGCCCCGGCCGCACGCGGGCGCACCATGGGCAACATTTCCATCGTCATCTCCGTGGCGCCCGCCATCGGGCCGACCATTTCCGGAGTGATCCTCAGCGTGCTGAGCTGGCGCTTCATGTTCATCCTGGTGCTGCCCATCGCCGTCGCCGCCCTGGTCCTGGGCGCGGCCAAGATTAAAAACGTCACCGAACCGCGCAAGGTCCCGCTCGACGTCCTGTCCGTCATCCTCTCCGCGTTCGCCTTCGGCGGGCTGCTGTACGGACTCTCTGCACTGGGCGAGGGGGCGTCCCACAACCCGGCGCCTGTTCCGCCTTTGGTTCCCTTCGCAGTCGGCGTGGGCGCCCTCGTGCTCTTCATCCTCCGCCAGGGCAGGCTCGCCCGCATATCGGAGCCGCTGCTGGACCTCCGGGCCTTCCGCACGGGGAACTTCACGATTTCGATCGCCATGATCGCGGCGTCGAGCATCACCCTCTTCGGCAGCCTGATTGTCCTGCCCATCTACATGCAGTCCGTCCTGGGCCTGGGAACCCTGACGACCGGCCTGCTCCTGCTGCCGGGCGGCCTCATCATGGGCATCCTGTCACCGGTCGTCGGCCGGATCTATGACCGGATCGGCCCGACAGCCCTCCTGATTGGCGGCTCGGTGCTGGTCAGCGGAAGTCTCTGGGCCATGATGGCCTTCTTCCGCCAGGACACCCCGGTGTTCGTTATCCCGGTCATCCACGTCCTGCTCAGCATTGGCCTGGCCATGACCTTTACTCCGCTGTTCACTTCGTCGCTGGGATCCCTGGAGCCGAGGCTGTACTCGCATGGCAGTGCCATCCTGAACACGGTGCAGCAGGTCATGGGCGGTGCGGGAACCGCACTGTTCGTGACGCTGCTCTCCACCGGTACAGCCGCGAAGCTTGCGCAGGGAGCCGGCGGCGTCGAGGCCACTGCTGCAGGCGTGCAGTCTGCGTTCCTTGCCGGTGCGTTGATCAGCGTCCTGGCTGTGGCGGCAGCCTTCTTTGTCCGCAAGCCGGCAGCGGCCGAGGGTGAAGTGCTCCCTGCCGGGCACTGA
- the dapB gene encoding 4-hydroxy-tetrahydrodipicolinate reductase, which yields MSKKLPVAVLGATGRMGSEAVKAVEAAPDLELVAALGRTGSLQTLVSAGAQYVVDLTVPDSTEANVRFAVEHGMHAVVGTTGWDAGRLQRLEELLAEHPETGVLIAPNFALGSVLASAFAAKAAPYFESVEIVELHHPDKVDAPSGTAARTAELIAAARSDAGTGPSPDATTTELPGARGADVSGVRVHSVRLRGLVAHQEVLLGGPGEQLTIRHDSYDRASFMPGVLLGLREVAAHPGLTVGLDGYLNLNA from the coding sequence ATGAGTAAAAAACTGCCTGTCGCGGTGCTCGGTGCCACCGGACGTATGGGCTCCGAAGCGGTCAAGGCCGTGGAAGCAGCCCCGGACCTGGAACTTGTGGCGGCACTGGGCCGCACCGGTTCCCTGCAGACACTGGTCTCCGCCGGCGCGCAGTACGTGGTGGACCTGACCGTTCCGGACAGCACCGAAGCCAACGTCCGCTTCGCCGTCGAGCACGGCATGCACGCCGTCGTCGGAACCACCGGCTGGGACGCCGGGCGCCTTCAGCGCCTGGAAGAGCTGCTGGCGGAGCACCCGGAAACCGGTGTCCTCATTGCCCCGAACTTCGCCCTCGGTTCCGTGCTCGCTTCGGCGTTTGCAGCCAAAGCCGCACCGTACTTCGAGTCCGTGGAGATTGTCGAACTCCATCATCCGGACAAGGTAGATGCCCCTTCCGGCACCGCGGCCCGGACCGCTGAACTGATAGCTGCCGCCCGTTCCGACGCCGGAACCGGGCCGTCACCTGACGCCACAACCACGGAGCTGCCCGGTGCACGCGGGGCCGACGTCAGCGGAGTCCGCGTGCACTCCGTGCGCCTGCGCGGACTGGTAGCCCACCAAGAGGTCCTCCTGGGCGGGCCGGGGGAGCAGCTGACCATCCGCCACGATTCCTACGACCGGGCCTCCTTTATGCCCGGCGTCCTGCTCGGCCTGCGCGAAGTCGCAGCGCATCCGGGCCTCACTGTCGGCCTCGACGGCTACCTCAACCTGAACGCCTAA
- a CDS encoding ribonuclease J: MIETADTALKTPPRLKPGTLRIVALGGLGEIGRNMAVFEIDGKLLIVDCGVLFPEETQPGVDLILPDFSYIEDRLDDVVGVVLTHGHEDHIGAVPYLLRLKKDIPLIGSQLTLALIEAKLQEHRIKPFTLTVKEGQVEQLGPFECEFVAVNHSIPDALAVFIRTDAGTVLHTGDFKMDQLPLDGRITDLRAFARLGEEGVDLYMADSTNADVPGFTSPERNIGPVLEELFGKVKKRIIVASFSSHIHRVQQVLDAAAAHGRKVCFVGRSMVRNMAIAEKLGYLHVPEGILVDLKNVDNMPDHKLVLMSTGSQGEPMAALSRMANGDHRINVGRGDTVILASSLIPGNENAVFRVINGLMKLGADVVHKGTAKIHVSGHASAGELLYTYNILKPKNAMPVHGETRHLIANGKLAAQTGVPEENIILADDGTVVDLVNGKARVVGNVECGFVYVDGSSVGEITDTDLKDRRILGEEGFISVITVVNRSTGTIVSGPEIHARGFAEDDAVFDEIKPKISKALEEAVMSNRDHTAYQLQQVVRRVVGTWVNRRLRRRPMIVPVVLEA; this comes from the coding sequence ATGATTGAAACTGCGGACACCGCACTGAAGACTCCTCCCCGCCTCAAGCCCGGGACGCTGCGCATCGTGGCGCTGGGCGGGCTCGGAGAGATCGGCCGCAACATGGCCGTCTTCGAAATCGACGGCAAGCTGCTCATCGTGGACTGCGGTGTGCTCTTCCCGGAAGAGACCCAGCCGGGCGTTGACCTGATCCTCCCGGACTTCTCCTACATCGAGGACCGGCTGGACGACGTCGTGGGCGTCGTGCTCACCCACGGACACGAGGACCATATCGGTGCCGTTCCGTACCTGCTGCGGCTGAAGAAGGACATCCCGCTCATCGGATCCCAGCTGACGCTGGCGCTGATCGAGGCGAAGCTCCAGGAGCACCGGATCAAGCCGTTCACGCTCACCGTGAAGGAAGGCCAGGTTGAGCAGCTCGGCCCCTTCGAGTGCGAATTCGTGGCGGTAAACCACTCCATTCCGGACGCCCTCGCGGTATTCATCCGGACCGACGCCGGCACTGTCCTGCATACCGGCGACTTCAAGATGGACCAGCTTCCCCTGGACGGCCGCATCACCGACCTGCGCGCGTTCGCCCGGCTGGGCGAAGAGGGCGTGGACCTCTACATGGCGGACTCCACCAACGCCGACGTTCCCGGGTTCACTTCACCCGAACGCAACATCGGCCCGGTGCTCGAAGAGCTCTTCGGCAAGGTCAAGAAGCGGATCATCGTCGCTTCCTTCTCCTCCCACATCCACCGCGTCCAGCAGGTGCTCGACGCCGCTGCCGCGCACGGACGCAAGGTCTGCTTCGTCGGCCGCTCCATGGTGCGGAACATGGCCATCGCAGAGAAGCTGGGCTACCTCCACGTACCCGAGGGCATCCTGGTGGACCTGAAGAACGTGGATAACATGCCGGACCACAAACTGGTCCTGATGTCCACGGGTTCGCAGGGCGAGCCGATGGCAGCGCTCTCGCGCATGGCCAACGGAGACCACCGCATCAACGTGGGCCGCGGCGACACCGTAATCCTGGCCTCGTCCCTGATCCCGGGCAATGAGAACGCCGTCTTCCGTGTGATCAACGGGCTGATGAAGCTCGGCGCCGACGTGGTCCACAAGGGAACCGCCAAGATCCACGTCTCGGGCCACGCCTCGGCGGGGGAGCTGCTCTACACCTACAACATCCTGAAGCCGAAGAACGCCATGCCCGTGCACGGCGAAACCCGGCACCTGATCGCCAACGGCAAGCTCGCCGCCCAGACGGGCGTGCCGGAAGAGAACATCATCCTCGCCGACGACGGCACCGTGGTGGATCTGGTCAACGGCAAGGCCCGGGTGGTCGGCAACGTTGAGTGCGGCTTCGTCTACGTGGACGGCTCCAGCGTTGGCGAGATCACCGACACTGACTTGAAGGACCGCCGCATCCTTGGTGAGGAAGGCTTCATCTCGGTCATCACCGTGGTGAACCGCAGCACCGGCACCATCGTCTCCGGGCCGGAGATCCATGCCCGCGGCTTCGCCGAAGACGATGCCGTGTTCGACGAGATCAAGCCCAAGATCAGCAAGGCTCTGGAGGAAGCCGTGATGTCCAACCGCGACCACACGGCCTACCAGCTGCAGCAGGTTGTCCGCCGCGTCGTGGGGACCTGGGTCAACCGCAGGCTCCGCCGCCGCCCGATGATCGTTCCGGTGGTTCTCGAGGCATAA
- a CDS encoding heparan-alpha-glucosaminide N-acetyltransferase domain-containing protein has protein sequence MSRTRLTGIDAARGVALLGMMSTHIFPLYDPVTGEPAFVALVFSGRASALFAVVAGIGLALLTGGPNPGAGRSPAASRRGIAARAVVIALIGLLLGGLDTSIAIILFHYAVLFLLVLPFTNMRLPRLAVWAGAWVCLSPVLAYLVRPWLIDNVVPPDVGGNITWEHFLEPATLLSDVLFTGVYPALQWMSYLLIGMVIGRLQLSDLRVQAGLLAAGIFAALGAKYLSWYLLIDAGGFAELLTTESGRTWPIGRMLEVNLTGVDQSGSWWWLAVSAPHSGTTFDLLHTAGTAAAVVAACLLLTRSRPNLLLPLSAAGAMTLTLYSVHIWVMALLDAQQTAPDPGWVFWLQAAAAALVGLAFIRLGSRGPLETVASGASRLARDGKLTGNRR, from the coding sequence ATGAGCAGAACGCGTCTGACGGGCATCGATGCGGCCCGCGGGGTGGCTTTGCTGGGCATGATGTCCACCCATATCTTCCCCTTGTATGACCCGGTAACCGGGGAACCCGCCTTTGTGGCGCTGGTGTTCTCCGGGCGCGCTTCGGCGCTGTTCGCCGTCGTGGCCGGCATTGGACTGGCACTGCTCACGGGGGGACCGAATCCCGGTGCCGGGCGTTCCCCGGCAGCCAGCCGGCGCGGCATCGCCGCCCGGGCGGTGGTGATCGCGCTGATCGGCCTGCTGCTGGGCGGGCTCGACACCTCGATCGCGATCATCCTGTTCCACTACGCCGTACTGTTCCTGCTGGTCCTGCCGTTCACGAACATGCGGCTGCCCAGGCTGGCGGTCTGGGCAGGTGCGTGGGTGTGCCTTTCCCCTGTACTCGCCTATCTGGTGCGGCCGTGGCTGATCGATAACGTGGTTCCGCCGGATGTCGGCGGCAACATCACGTGGGAACATTTCCTGGAACCGGCCACCCTGCTCTCGGATGTCCTCTTCACCGGCGTCTACCCGGCTCTCCAGTGGATGAGCTACCTGCTGATCGGCATGGTGATCGGGCGGCTGCAGCTCTCGGATCTCCGGGTGCAGGCCGGGCTGCTTGCCGCGGGCATCTTCGCGGCGCTGGGCGCCAAGTACCTGAGCTGGTACCTGCTCATTGATGCCGGCGGGTTCGCTGAGCTGCTCACCACCGAGTCGGGGCGGACGTGGCCCATCGGACGGATGCTCGAGGTCAACCTGACCGGGGTGGACCAGTCCGGCTCCTGGTGGTGGCTGGCGGTAAGCGCTCCGCACTCCGGAACCACGTTTGACCTGCTTCATACGGCAGGGACAGCGGCCGCCGTCGTCGCGGCCTGCCTGCTTTTGACCCGTTCCCGCCCGAACCTGCTGCTCCCGCTCTCTGCGGCAGGGGCGATGACGCTGACGCTGTACAGCGTCCACATCTGGGTGATGGCCCTCCTGGACGCGCAGCAGACCGCACCGGACCCGGGGTGGGTCTTCTGGCTCCAAGCCGCAGCAGCGGCCCTGGTGGGCCTGGCCTTTATCCGCCTGGGTTCCCGCGGCCCGCTGGAGACCGTCGCGTCGGGGGCTTCCCGGCTGGCCCGGGACGGAAAACTGACCGGGAACCGCCGCTGA
- the pgsA gene encoding CDP-diacylglycerol--glycerol-3-phosphate 3-phosphatidyltransferase has product MSNSGAERVPTLNIANVLTVIRIIMVPLFIWFLVADGRDGLFRWLAVATFAVAIYTDKLDGDLARSRGLITDFGKIADPIADKLLIGSALVMLSILGELWWWVTIVILVREIGITVMRFVVIRYGVMAASRGGKLKTVIQTLAIFLFLLPLSSWLGDWAWWISAAAMAAAVVITVVTGVDYVLQAIKLRSTARGATGRSS; this is encoded by the coding sequence GTGAGCAATTCTGGAGCCGAGCGGGTACCTACCCTCAACATCGCCAATGTCCTGACGGTCATCCGCATCATCATGGTGCCGCTGTTTATCTGGTTCCTCGTGGCCGACGGGCGGGACGGCCTTTTCCGCTGGCTGGCGGTAGCGACGTTTGCCGTGGCCATCTACACCGACAAGCTCGACGGCGACCTGGCCCGCAGCCGGGGACTGATCACCGACTTCGGGAAGATTGCCGATCCCATCGCAGACAAGCTGCTGATCGGCTCCGCGCTGGTGATGCTCTCCATCCTGGGTGAGCTCTGGTGGTGGGTAACAATCGTCATCCTGGTCCGCGAAATCGGCATCACCGTGATGCGTTTCGTCGTCATCCGCTACGGAGTCATGGCAGCTTCCCGCGGCGGAAAGCTCAAGACCGTGATCCAGACCCTGGCGATTTTCCTGTTCCTGCTGCCGCTCTCCTCCTGGCTGGGCGACTGGGCCTGGTGGATCAGCGCCGCCGCGATGGCCGCCGCCGTCGTCATCACCGTGGTGACCGGCGTCGACTATGTCCTGCAGGCGATTAAGCTGCGCAGCACCGCCCGGGGTGCAACCGGCCGGTCATCGTGA
- a CDS encoding molybdopterin synthase catalytic subunit yields the protein MSTSKVVAATVGESVLDTETAYAAVWTPQDGAVVTFSGIVRNHDGGRGVASLGYSAHPTAGAAIAEVAAETARKYDGVRIWVGHRTGALEIGDAALVAAVASAHRGTAFAACAELVDTVKAQVPVWKEQVFDDGTVEWVGVSDAPA from the coding sequence ATGAGCACTAGCAAAGTCGTCGCTGCCACCGTTGGCGAGTCGGTCCTGGACACCGAGACCGCCTACGCCGCGGTCTGGACCCCGCAGGACGGCGCCGTAGTGACTTTCAGCGGGATTGTCCGCAACCACGACGGCGGCCGCGGCGTCGCCTCCCTGGGCTACAGCGCCCATCCCACGGCCGGCGCCGCCATCGCGGAGGTCGCCGCGGAGACTGCGCGAAAGTACGACGGCGTGCGGATCTGGGTGGGCCACCGCACCGGAGCGCTGGAGATCGGGGACGCAGCCCTGGTTGCCGCCGTCGCCTCCGCCCACCGCGGCACCGCCTTCGCCGCGTGCGCAGAGCTGGTGGATACCGTAAAGGCCCAGGTCCCCGTCTGGAAGGAACAGGTCTTTGACGACGGGACCGTCGAGTGGGTAGGCGTCAGCGACGCCCCCGCCTGA
- a CDS encoding FtsK/SpoIIIE family DNA translocase, with product MATRTSPSARGTSTSRTPSRGAGGKTAAKGKSTGRSQAAKAAPEETLPLPLRAIQGAWMGIARIVGAGVRKLGTDVVPDRDVRRDGTGFFLILTALLVATVEWWALRGPVADVIHAGAAGTFGWMAVVLPFMLLTASVRLFRYPERHRANGRISIGLTLMLCSGAGITHLIGGGPALSDGFDQLWVSGGIVGFLVAGPLSAAITKWPVIILLSLLVFISVLIVTATPFRHIPLRLRALYEHLMGQDLAADDPEAHDQSYLYAADKPEKPKKQRRFGKGRKDEETEHPDGYAGDEAFEAALLRDEEERQEAAAAESAVPPGVRRPTKAELATQKLRRDQGLEDAEPPTEAISLVPEAAASLVAAPPVPPVPSRPVAHVPPSAPIPQRTEQLQLSGDVTYTLPPSEFLPSGPPAKERSEANDAVVAALTRTLQQFNVDAQVTGFSRGPTVTRYEIELGEGTKVERVTALSKNISYAVASSDVRILSPIPGKSAIGIEIPNADKEVVVLGDVLRSNAARKTDHPMVMGVGKDVEGGFVVANLAKMPHLLVAGATGAGKSSFVNSMITSILMRSTPDEVRMVMVDPKRVELTAYEGVPHLITPIITNPKKAAEALQWVVREMDTRYDDLANFGYKHIDDFNKAVRNGKVVPPAGSKRVIKAYPYLLVIVDELADLMMVAPRDVEDSIVRITQLARAAGIHLVLATQRPSVDVVTGLIKANVPSRMAFATSSVTDSRVVLDQPGAEKLLGQGDALFLPMGSNKPIRVQGAWVTESEIHRVVEHVKNQLQATYREDVTVTAPKKQIEDDIGDDLDVLLQATELVVTTQFGSTSMLQRKLRVGFAKAGRLMDLLESRGVVGPSEGSKARDVLVKPDDLAATLAAIQGGEPLTGADAAETAALADNANVNHGFETGGPVDLVAQDLESRQQATEYYDGSEGTGDDDGSEDAWNLTGR from the coding sequence ATGGCGACTCGTACTTCCCCCTCCGCGCGCGGCACTTCGACCAGCCGGACTCCCTCCCGGGGCGCCGGTGGAAAGACCGCAGCGAAGGGCAAGTCCACGGGCCGCAGCCAGGCCGCCAAGGCGGCACCCGAGGAGACCCTTCCGCTGCCGCTGCGCGCCATCCAGGGCGCCTGGATGGGCATCGCCCGAATCGTCGGCGCCGGAGTGCGCAAACTGGGCACCGACGTCGTTCCCGACCGGGACGTCCGCCGCGACGGCACCGGATTCTTCCTCATCCTTACCGCGCTGCTTGTCGCCACCGTTGAATGGTGGGCGCTGCGCGGTCCGGTTGCCGACGTCATCCATGCCGGCGCCGCCGGCACTTTCGGCTGGATGGCCGTCGTGCTTCCCTTTATGCTCCTGACCGCCTCCGTGCGGCTGTTCCGGTATCCCGAACGGCACCGCGCCAACGGCCGGATCAGCATCGGGCTGACCCTGATGCTCTGCTCCGGTGCCGGTATCACCCACCTGATCGGCGGCGGGCCTGCCCTCTCTGACGGATTCGACCAGCTCTGGGTTTCCGGCGGAATCGTCGGATTCCTGGTCGCAGGGCCGCTTTCCGCGGCCATCACCAAGTGGCCGGTCATCATCCTGCTTTCGCTGCTGGTGTTTATCTCCGTGCTGATCGTTACCGCCACGCCGTTCCGGCATATTCCGCTGCGGCTGCGTGCCCTGTACGAGCACCTCATGGGCCAGGACCTGGCCGCCGATGATCCCGAGGCCCACGACCAGAGCTACCTGTACGCCGCGGACAAGCCTGAAAAGCCCAAGAAGCAGCGCCGCTTCGGAAAGGGCCGCAAGGACGAAGAGACGGAGCATCCGGACGGCTACGCCGGGGATGAGGCCTTTGAAGCCGCACTCCTGCGTGATGAAGAAGAGCGGCAGGAAGCAGCTGCGGCCGAGTCCGCGGTGCCCCCGGGAGTCCGCCGTCCCACGAAGGCGGAACTGGCCACGCAGAAGCTGCGCCGGGACCAGGGCCTCGAGGATGCCGAGCCGCCCACCGAAGCAATCTCGCTGGTGCCGGAGGCTGCTGCCTCCCTCGTCGCAGCCCCGCCGGTGCCCCCGGTGCCGTCGCGCCCCGTGGCCCACGTGCCGCCGTCGGCCCCCATTCCCCAGCGCACCGAGCAGCTCCAGCTCTCCGGCGACGTCACCTACACCCTGCCGCCGTCGGAGTTCCTGCCGTCCGGACCTCCCGCCAAGGAACGCTCGGAAGCCAACGACGCCGTCGTCGCAGCACTGACCCGCACGCTCCAGCAGTTCAACGTCGATGCCCAGGTCACCGGCTTCTCGCGCGGACCAACAGTGACGCGCTACGAAATCGAGCTGGGCGAGGGCACGAAGGTCGAGCGGGTCACGGCCCTGTCGAAGAACATTTCCTACGCCGTCGCCAGTTCGGATGTGCGGATCCTCTCGCCGATCCCGGGCAAGTCCGCCATCGGCATCGAAATCCCCAACGCTGACAAGGAAGTCGTTGTCCTTGGCGACGTTCTGCGCTCCAATGCCGCACGCAAGACGGACCATCCCATGGTCATGGGTGTGGGCAAGGACGTCGAAGGCGGGTTCGTCGTGGCGAACCTGGCCAAGATGCCGCACCTCCTGGTGGCCGGTGCCACCGGCGCGGGCAAGTCCTCCTTCGTGAACTCGATGATCACCTCGATCCTGATGCGCTCCACCCCTGATGAGGTGCGCATGGTCATGGTGGACCCCAAGCGCGTGGAACTGACCGCGTATGAGGGCGTGCCGCACCTGATCACCCCGATCATCACCAACCCCAAGAAGGCAGCGGAGGCGCTGCAATGGGTGGTCCGGGAAATGGACACCCGCTACGACGACCTGGCGAACTTCGGCTACAAGCACATTGACGACTTCAACAAGGCCGTCCGCAACGGCAAGGTCGTGCCGCCGGCGGGGTCCAAGCGCGTCATCAAGGCCTACCCGTACCTGCTGGTCATCGTGGACGAGCTTGCAGACCTCATGATGGTCGCGCCGAGGGACGTCGAAGACTCGATCGTGCGCATCACGCAGCTGGCGCGTGCCGCCGGCATCCACCTGGTCCTGGCCACGCAGCGGCCCTCGGTCGACGTCGTCACCGGCCTGATCAAGGCCAACGTCCCGTCCCGCATGGCCTTCGCCACCTCCTCGGTGACCGACTCGCGCGTGGTCCTTGACCAGCCCGGCGCCGAAAAACTGCTCGGCCAGGGTGACGCACTCTTCCTCCCCATGGGATCCAATAAGCCCATCCGTGTGCAGGGCGCCTGGGTGACCGAGTCGGAGATCCACCGGGTCGTTGAGCACGTGAAGAACCAGCTCCAGGCCACGTACCGCGAGGACGTCACGGTCACGGCGCCGAAGAAGCAGATCGAAGACGACATCGGAGACGACCTCGATGTCCTGCTGCAGGCCACCGAGCTGGTGGTGACCACCCAGTTCGGTTCGACCTCCATGCTCCAGCGGAAACTGCGCGTCGGCTTCGCCAAGGCAGGCCGGCTGATGGACCTGCTCGAATCCCGCGGCGTGGTGGGCCCCTCCGAGGGCTCCAAGGCCCGCGACGTGCTGGTCAAGCCGGACGACCTCGCCGCTACGCTGGCTGCCATCCAGGGCGGAGAACCGCTGACCGGCGCCGATGCCGCGGAGACGGCTGCGCTGGCCGACAACGCGAACGTGAACCACGGCTTCGAAACCGGGGGTCCAGTGGACCTCGTGGCCCAGGACCTCGAATCCCGGCAGCAGGCCACCGAGTATTACGACGGATCCGAGGGGACCGGCGACGATGACGGATCCGAAGATGCGTGGAATCTCACCGGACGCTGA